The Microbulbifer sp. YPW1 genome contains a region encoding:
- the pnp gene encoding polyribonucleotide nucleotidyltransferase, with the protein MNPVTKTFQYGKDQVTIETGRIARQATGAALVTMGETVVLCTVVGAKEAKPDQSFFPLSVHYVEKAYAAGKIPGGFFKREGRPSEKETLTSRLIDRPIRPLFPNGFMNEVQVMITVLSAEKDVDPDIAGMIGTSAALSVSGIPFGGPIGAARVGYTEKDGYLLNPRYSELKGSELDMVVAGTKDAVLMVESEAKELPEDIMLGAVLFAHQEMQAVVKVCEELKAEAGKPTWDWQPEAVNEELKSALEAQFGEKVAEAYKITDKQQRTTRLAELRSEAAEALSSDELDEGTVKSYFGKLEKKTVRGAVVRGEPRIDGRDTKTVRPISVEVGVLPKGHGSALFTRGETQALVVSTLGATRDAQIIDALEGERKDYFMLHYNFPPYSVGEAGRVGATGRREIGHGRLARRGIAAVLPDPEEFPYTLRVVSEITESNGSSSMASVCGSSLALMDAGVPLKAPVAGIAMGLVKEDEGFAVLTDILGDEDHLGDMDFKVAGTASGVTALQMDIKIEGITEEIMETALEQALHARLHILAEMNKVIGESRSVVNENAPRYATLKIHPDKIRDVIGKGGATIRSITEETGASIDIEDDGSIKVFGEDGESLEAAVTRIEEITAEAEIGAIYEGKVVRIVDFGAFVNFLPGKDGLVHISQIAEERVNAVTDYLSEGQMVKVKVLDVDQRGRIKLSIKEANADAAAEADEATGEE; encoded by the coding sequence GTGAATCCAGTAACCAAAACCTTCCAGTACGGAAAAGACCAGGTCACCATCGAGACCGGCCGTATCGCACGCCAGGCAACCGGCGCAGCGCTGGTCACCATGGGTGAAACTGTTGTGCTGTGTACCGTTGTCGGTGCCAAGGAAGCCAAGCCAGACCAGAGCTTCTTCCCGCTGTCCGTACACTATGTAGAGAAGGCCTATGCGGCCGGCAAGATTCCCGGTGGCTTCTTCAAGCGTGAAGGCCGCCCGTCCGAGAAAGAAACTCTGACCTCCCGTCTGATCGACCGCCCGATCCGCCCGCTGTTCCCGAACGGTTTCATGAACGAAGTACAGGTGATGATCACCGTACTGTCTGCGGAAAAAGACGTGGATCCGGATATCGCCGGCATGATCGGTACCTCTGCAGCACTGTCTGTATCCGGCATTCCCTTCGGCGGCCCGATTGGCGCGGCGCGTGTGGGTTACACCGAGAAAGACGGCTACCTGCTGAACCCCCGTTACAGCGAGCTGAAAGGTTCCGAGCTGGACATGGTTGTGGCCGGCACCAAAGACGCGGTCCTGATGGTTGAATCCGAAGCAAAAGAGCTGCCGGAAGACATCATGCTGGGCGCGGTACTGTTTGCCCACCAGGAAATGCAGGCCGTTGTTAAAGTCTGTGAAGAGCTGAAAGCCGAAGCTGGCAAGCCCACTTGGGACTGGCAGCCGGAAGCGGTGAACGAAGAGCTGAAGTCCGCGCTGGAAGCTCAGTTCGGCGAGAAAGTAGCCGAAGCGTACAAAATCACCGACAAGCAGCAGCGTACCACCCGCCTGGCGGAACTGCGCAGCGAAGCCGCCGAAGCACTGTCTTCTGACGAGCTGGATGAAGGCACCGTTAAGAGCTACTTCGGCAAGCTGGAAAAGAAAACTGTACGTGGCGCAGTGGTACGTGGCGAGCCCCGTATCGACGGTCGCGACACCAAGACCGTGCGTCCTATCTCCGTAGAAGTTGGCGTACTGCCGAAGGGCCACGGCTCTGCGCTGTTCACCCGCGGTGAAACCCAGGCTCTGGTCGTTTCCACCCTCGGCGCAACCCGCGATGCACAGATCATCGACGCGCTGGAAGGCGAGCGTAAAGACTACTTCATGCTGCACTACAACTTCCCTCCCTACTCTGTAGGTGAAGCGGGTCGTGTAGGCGCTACCGGTCGTCGCGAAATCGGCCACGGCCGCCTGGCCCGTCGCGGTATCGCAGCAGTACTGCCGGACCCGGAAGAATTCCCCTACACCCTGCGTGTGGTTTCCGAGATCACCGAATCCAACGGTTCCAGCTCCATGGCTTCCGTGTGTGGTTCCAGCCTGGCGCTGATGGACGCGGGTGTACCGCTGAAAGCACCGGTAGCCGGTATCGCTATGGGCCTGGTAAAAGAAGACGAAGGCTTCGCGGTTCTGACCGATATCCTGGGTGACGAAGACCACCTGGGCGACATGGACTTCAAGGTAGCGGGTACCGCTTCTGGTGTGACTGCGCTGCAGATGGACATCAAGATCGAAGGTATCACCGAAGAGATCATGGAAACTGCGCTGGAGCAGGCCCTGCACGCGCGTCTGCACATCCTGGCAGAGATGAACAAGGTGATCGGCGAGTCCCGTTCCGTGGTGAACGAGAATGCTCCGCGCTACGCAACCCTGAAGATTCATCCGGACAAGATCCGCGACGTGATCGGCAAGGGCGGAGCCACCATTCGCTCTATTACCGAAGAAACCGGTGCCTCCATCGACATCGAAGACGATGGCAGCATCAAGGTATTCGGTGAAGATGGTGAGAGCCTGGAAGCGGCAGTTACCCGTATTGAGGAAATCACTGCGGAAGCCGAGATCGGTGCCATCTACGAAGGTAAGGTTGTACGTATCGTCGACTTCGGCGCATTCGTCAACTTCCTGCCGGGTAAAGACGGTCTGGTACACATTTCCCAGATCGCCGAAGAGCGCGTAAACGCGGTTACCGACTACCTGAGCGAAGGCCAGATGGTTAAGGTCAAGGTTCTGGATGTAGACCAGCGTGGCCGTATCAAGCTGTCCATCAAGGAAGCCAACGCAGACGCAGCAGCGGAAGCGGATGAGGCGACTGGCGAGGAGTAA
- the rbfA gene encoding 30S ribosome-binding factor RbfA has protein sequence MAKEFHRADRVADAMRRELARLIQHEVRDPRVGMVNVNDVEVSRDLATAKVFVTLVGEDDRSKIDISMAALNKAAGFLRTQLAKEIQIRTIPRLHFRYDETSVRGQHLSALIDKAVQSDQSKAGDSDPENDQDSEKDSDD, from the coding sequence ATGGCTAAAGAATTCCACCGTGCTGACCGGGTAGCCGACGCAATGCGTCGCGAACTGGCCCGTCTGATCCAGCACGAAGTGCGCGACCCGCGCGTAGGCATGGTCAATGTCAACGACGTGGAAGTGAGTCGCGATCTCGCCACCGCCAAGGTCTTTGTTACCCTGGTAGGGGAGGACGACCGCAGCAAGATCGATATCTCCATGGCCGCGCTGAACAAGGCCGCAGGCTTCCTGCGTACCCAGCTCGCCAAAGAGATCCAGATTCGCACCATTCCCCGTCTGCATTTCCGCTATGACGAGACCTCCGTGCGCGGCCAGCACCTCTCGGCGCTGATCGACAAGGCGGTCCAGTCCGACCAGAGCAAGGCTGGCGATAGCGACCCGGAAAACGACCAAGACAGCGAAAAAGATAGCGACGACTGA
- the rpsO gene encoding 30S ribosomal protein S15, translating to MALSANEKAAILKEHGQSEGDTGSPEVQVALLTANINKLQGHFASHKQDHHSRRGLIRMVNQRRKLLDYLKRKDLNRYAQLIAKLGLRR from the coding sequence ATGGCACTGTCTGCAAACGAAAAAGCAGCCATCCTGAAAGAGCACGGCCAGTCTGAAGGTGATACCGGTTCTCCGGAAGTTCAGGTAGCCCTGCTGACTGCCAACATCAACAAGCTTCAGGGTCACTTTGCTTCTCACAAGCAAGACCACCACTCCCGTCGTGGTCTGATCCGCATGGTAAACCAGCGTCGTAAGCTGCTGGACTACCTGAAGCGCAAGGATCTGAACCGTTACGCACAGCTGATCGCCAAGCTCGGCCTGCGTCGCTAA
- the truB gene encoding tRNA pseudouridine(55) synthase TruB — protein sequence MGRRPKWGRQIDGVLLLNKPTGISANDALQKAKRLFFANRAGHTGALDPLATGVLPICFGEATKFSQYLLDADKRYRSTFCLGMTTETGDADGNVVATSDASGVTEQQVRDAMVPFRGTISQVPSMYSALKHKGQPLYKLARQGIEVEREPREVEIYSYELLNFIPADQSPDKMPRAEVEVHCSKGTYVRSLAEDLGKALGVGAFVEKLHRSAAGPYHEDDAITLDELTEERGEDRAEVLDHHLLPADSPASGLPKMILSDDTGYYLRQGQPVMDLQVYRLGDEGDMVRLFLESGEFLGVGEITDDGRVAPRRLVK from the coding sequence ATGGGCCGCAGACCAAAATGGGGCCGGCAGATCGACGGTGTCTTGTTGCTGAACAAGCCCACCGGTATATCCGCCAACGACGCTCTGCAGAAAGCCAAACGACTGTTTTTCGCCAATCGCGCGGGGCATACCGGCGCGCTGGACCCTCTGGCCACCGGCGTGCTGCCGATCTGTTTCGGTGAGGCGACCAAGTTCTCCCAGTACCTGCTGGATGCCGACAAGCGCTATCGCAGTACCTTTTGCCTCGGGATGACCACCGAAACCGGCGATGCCGACGGCAATGTGGTCGCTACCAGCGATGCCTCCGGGGTCACCGAGCAGCAGGTGCGCGACGCCATGGTGCCGTTCCGCGGCACCATCAGTCAGGTGCCTTCCATGTATTCCGCGCTCAAGCACAAGGGCCAGCCGCTGTACAAACTGGCCCGCCAGGGGATCGAAGTGGAGCGCGAGCCACGGGAAGTGGAAATCTACTCCTACGAATTGCTGAATTTCATCCCTGCTGACCAGTCGCCGGACAAGATGCCGCGCGCGGAGGTCGAAGTGCACTGCTCAAAGGGTACCTATGTGCGCAGCCTCGCCGAGGATCTGGGCAAGGCGCTGGGTGTGGGGGCATTTGTCGAGAAGCTGCACCGCAGTGCCGCCGGTCCTTACCATGAAGATGATGCGATCACCCTGGATGAGCTGACCGAGGAACGGGGTGAAGACCGCGCCGAAGTGCTGGATCACCACCTGCTGCCGGCGGATTCTCCCGCCTCCGGCCTGCCCAAAATGATCCTGTCCGACGACACCGGTTACTATCTGCGTCAGGGGCAACCGGTAATGGATCTGCAGGTCTATCGCTTGGGCGACGAAGGTGATATGGTGCGCCTCTTCCTGGAAAGTGGTGAATTTCTAGGCGTTGGAGAGATTACTGATGACGGACGGGTTGCACCCCGTCGGTTGGTAAAATAA
- the infB gene encoding translation initiation factor IF-2, with translation MAEVTVSELAKSVGATEERLLKQMQEAGLPHTSADAPVSAEEKQVLLNFLKSSHGEQAAAPKKITLKRKTTTTLKTGSGTGRKTVNVEVRKKRTYVKRAETEEQEAELDTSALQKAEEELAAAEKAAAERARAEQEAAEAEAKAKAEEEAKAKQEAEAAAKAEAEAKAAEEAAAQPEKAEEPVEAKPEPKPEAKPAPKPEPAPIRSSYVDDIEAMRIAAMERRKKENEREAAELEEKKARVEAERARLEQEQKDRAEKAKQAPAADTTAGAGAAAKPSLRRKQEATTEDRDDDEPRKRRSRRGKSGPKKSSKTSLYDAALEAFETEDEKRSTRSLSRPTLKVKNTHGFKKPTGKQVYEVQLGETITVGELAKQLNIKAGELIKRLMKMGEMVTINQSLDRDTASLIVEEMGHKVVLRSENELEEKLVAQSQDVEGEEVSRAPVVTVMGHVDHGKTSLLDYIRKTKVASGEAGGITQHIGAYRVKTSQGEIAFLDTPGHAAFTAMRARGAKATDVVILVVAADDGVMPQTEEAVAHSKAAGVPLVVAINKCDKESADPDRVKNELAAKDVIPEDWGGDTQFIEVSAHTGQGIDELLEAVSLQSEMLELKAKVSVPASGVVIESRLEKGRGVVATLLVQNGELKRGDIVLAGQSYGRVRAMTNELGKSVKEAGPSTPVELLGLDTTPNAGDEFLVVADERKAREVAEQRADKERRERMQRQQAAKLENMFADMEAGEKKVLPVVIKADVRGSLEAILSALAEIGNEEVSVNVVSSGVGGIAENDINLALTSGAIVIGFNTRADVAARKLAETESVEIRYYSVIYNLLDEVKQALSGMLDPELREEIVGIAQVRDVFRSPKFGAIAGCMVTEGTVHRNKPIRVLRDNVVIYQGELESLRRFKDDVQEVRNGMECGIGVKDYNDVKAGDQIEVYDIVKVAREL, from the coding sequence ATGGCCGAAGTAACAGTTAGCGAACTCGCCAAATCGGTTGGTGCCACCGAAGAGCGTCTGCTCAAGCAGATGCAGGAAGCGGGTTTGCCCCACACTTCAGCAGATGCGCCCGTATCCGCAGAAGAGAAGCAGGTCCTGCTCAACTTCCTTAAAAGTAGTCACGGGGAGCAAGCAGCTGCACCCAAAAAGATTACCCTCAAGCGCAAAACCACCACGACGCTCAAGACCGGATCTGGCACCGGCCGCAAGACCGTCAATGTGGAAGTGCGCAAGAAGCGCACTTACGTGAAGCGCGCTGAAACCGAAGAGCAGGAAGCTGAGCTGGATACTTCTGCGCTGCAGAAGGCGGAAGAAGAGCTGGCAGCAGCGGAAAAGGCAGCTGCTGAGCGCGCCCGCGCAGAGCAGGAAGCCGCTGAGGCAGAAGCCAAAGCGAAGGCTGAAGAAGAAGCCAAGGCCAAGCAGGAAGCCGAAGCGGCTGCCAAAGCCGAAGCGGAAGCCAAGGCTGCGGAAGAGGCTGCGGCCCAGCCCGAGAAAGCCGAAGAGCCTGTTGAAGCCAAGCCTGAGCCGAAGCCGGAAGCGAAGCCTGCGCCCAAGCCTGAGCCTGCCCCCATCCGTTCCAGCTATGTCGATGACATCGAAGCCATGCGTATTGCCGCCATGGAGCGCCGTAAGAAAGAAAACGAGCGTGAAGCGGCCGAGCTGGAAGAGAAAAAAGCCCGCGTAGAAGCGGAGCGTGCACGCCTTGAGCAAGAACAGAAAGACCGTGCCGAGAAAGCCAAGCAGGCGCCCGCTGCAGACACCACTGCCGGTGCCGGTGCCGCGGCCAAGCCTTCCTTGCGCCGTAAGCAGGAAGCGACTACTGAAGACCGCGATGACGACGAGCCGCGCAAGCGCCGCAGCCGTCGCGGTAAGAGTGGCCCCAAGAAGTCGAGCAAGACTTCTCTGTACGATGCTGCGCTGGAAGCCTTCGAAACCGAGGACGAGAAACGCAGCACCCGCTCCCTGTCTCGCCCGACGCTGAAAGTAAAGAACACACACGGCTTCAAGAAGCCGACAGGAAAGCAAGTGTACGAAGTACAACTGGGCGAGACGATCACCGTCGGCGAGCTCGCCAAGCAGTTGAATATCAAAGCCGGTGAGCTGATCAAGCGTCTGATGAAAATGGGCGAAATGGTCACCATTAACCAGAGCCTGGATCGCGACACCGCGAGCCTGATCGTCGAAGAGATGGGCCACAAAGTGGTTCTGCGCTCTGAAAACGAGCTGGAAGAGAAGCTCGTTGCCCAGTCTCAGGATGTGGAAGGCGAAGAAGTCAGCCGCGCGCCGGTTGTTACCGTTATGGGTCACGTCGACCACGGTAAAACCTCGCTGCTCGACTACATCCGTAAAACCAAGGTGGCCTCCGGTGAAGCCGGCGGCATTACCCAGCACATCGGTGCCTACCGGGTAAAAACCAGCCAGGGCGAGATCGCCTTCCTGGATACCCCGGGACACGCGGCGTTCACCGCCATGCGCGCCCGCGGTGCCAAGGCGACCGACGTGGTTATCCTGGTAGTGGCCGCGGACGACGGCGTCATGCCGCAGACCGAAGAGGCCGTTGCCCACTCCAAAGCGGCGGGCGTACCGCTGGTTGTCGCCATCAACAAGTGCGACAAGGAATCGGCGGACCCGGATCGTGTGAAGAACGAGCTGGCAGCCAAAGACGTGATCCCGGAAGACTGGGGCGGCGACACTCAGTTTATCGAAGTGTCTGCGCATACCGGCCAGGGCATCGACGAGCTGTTGGAAGCGGTTTCCCTGCAGTCCGAAATGCTGGAGCTGAAGGCCAAGGTAAGCGTACCGGCCAGTGGTGTTGTGATCGAATCCCGCCTGGAAAAAGGCCGCGGTGTTGTCGCTACCCTGCTGGTTCAGAACGGCGAGCTGAAGCGCGGCGATATCGTGCTGGCGGGCCAGAGCTACGGCCGTGTTCGCGCCATGACCAACGAGCTGGGCAAATCCGTGAAGGAAGCTGGCCCCTCCACTCCGGTAGAGCTGCTGGGTCTCGACACCACGCCGAATGCCGGTGATGAGTTCCTGGTCGTTGCCGACGAGCGCAAGGCCCGTGAAGTGGCCGAGCAGCGCGCCGACAAAGAACGTCGCGAGCGCATGCAGCGCCAGCAGGCGGCCAAGCTGGAAAACATGTTTGCGGACATGGAAGCTGGCGAGAAGAAAGTATTGCCGGTTGTGATCAAGGCGGACGTGCGCGGCTCTCTGGAAGCCATCCTGTCTGCACTGGCGGAAATCGGCAACGAGGAAGTTTCGGTCAATGTGGTTTCCAGCGGTGTCGGCGGTATCGCCGAGAACGACATCAACCTGGCGTTGACCTCCGGCGCTATTGTTATCGGCTTCAATACGCGTGCCGACGTGGCTGCGCGTAAACTGGCCGAGACCGAAAGCGTTGAAATCCGTTACTACAGCGTGATCTACAACCTGCTGGACGAAGTGAAGCAGGCCCTGTCCGGCATGCTGGATCCGGAGCTGCGCGAAGAGATTGTCGGTATCGCCCAGGTGCGCGACGTGTTCCGTTCGCCGAAGTTCGGTGCGATTGCCGGCTGTATGGTTACCGAAGGTACCGTACACCGCAACAAGCCGATCCGCGTACTGCGCGACAACGTGGTGATCTACCAGGGCGAACTGGAATCCCTGCGTCGCTTCAAAGACGACGTGCAGGAAGTTCGCAACGGTATGGAATGTGGTATCGGCGTTAAAGACTACAATGACGTCAAAGCCGGCGACCAGATCGAGGTCTACGATATCGTCAAGGTAGCCCGCGAACTGTAA